The following coding sequences lie in one Fusibacter sp. A1 genomic window:
- a CDS encoding cell wall metabolism sensor histidine kinase WalK: MKKQKTLNQKIRLPYLMMIVIMPLLVFIVFNFALRSYFYRNTLNDLKQSFTTVQVLVREEVATRLPQTTTQPTLEQVRSTLTSLNHAIRLAKRTQNTEILFTNSNEKLIFPKDFSETDLSEDLIADLVSKAGPQSLNVTQKIDYDGRTYLVAYSELKVLSSRASQNYLILVAPLIQNDSMLRQINLILIGIILVAVAIGSLVANKVSGDITKPIRAAALHATEISKGKYDLISSDPKSKEMSVLYNSLNDMSSVIQQSEQARIYYFQNLSHDLRTPLMSIQGYAEGISSGVFEDTAQAAAIIASESIRLKLLVDQLLTLSRLESGAQKLHLEKVDIKELLDQYAQRVQGITKQQNKMVTLNCPDDCYLLLDEELFEKAITNLLSNAVKYAQKIIVIDVTNRDTSVVIQIQDDGPGLNPETIPHLFDRFYKGDQGNFGLGLAIVATAVQLLGGRVTAENHKKGALFTVTLNRT, encoded by the coding sequence ATGAAAAAACAGAAAACACTTAATCAAAAAATTCGACTGCCTTATCTGATGATGATTGTCATCATGCCTCTTTTAGTCTTTATCGTTTTTAACTTCGCACTGAGAAGCTATTTTTACAGAAATACGCTCAACGACCTAAAACAATCATTCACGACTGTTCAGGTCCTTGTAAGGGAAGAGGTCGCCACTCGACTGCCGCAAACAACGACTCAACCCACCTTGGAGCAGGTCAGGAGCACCCTGACATCGCTCAATCATGCGATAAGGCTCGCCAAGAGAACCCAGAACACGGAGATACTCTTTACAAACTCAAACGAAAAGCTGATTTTTCCAAAGGACTTTTCCGAGACGGACTTAAGCGAGGATCTAATCGCAGACCTTGTTTCAAAAGCAGGACCGCAGTCGCTGAATGTCACACAAAAGATAGATTACGACGGCCGGACTTATCTGGTGGCCTATTCCGAACTGAAGGTTCTTAGTTCAAGGGCAAGTCAAAATTACCTGATCCTAGTTGCGCCACTCATCCAAAACGATTCTATGCTAAGACAGATCAATCTGATCCTTATCGGCATCATCCTAGTCGCTGTGGCGATAGGTTCTCTTGTTGCAAACAAGGTTTCGGGGGATATAACAAAACCCATCAGAGCTGCCGCACTACACGCGACAGAAATATCCAAAGGCAAGTATGATCTGATCAGCTCAGATCCTAAATCAAAAGAGATGAGCGTGCTTTACAACAGCCTTAACGACATGAGTAGTGTCATCCAGCAGTCCGAACAGGCACGGATATACTACTTTCAAAACCTATCCCACGACCTGCGTACACCGCTGATGTCAATCCAGGGCTATGCCGAAGGAATCTCATCGGGAGTATTTGAAGATACCGCTCAGGCCGCAGCGATCATCGCTTCTGAAAGCATCCGTCTCAAACTTCTTGTCGATCAGCTACTGACGCTCTCAAGGCTTGAAAGCGGCGCGCAAAAGCTGCACCTTGAAAAAGTCGACATCAAGGAGCTGCTGGACCAATATGCGCAAAGAGTTCAAGGCATCACCAAACAGCAAAATAAGATGGTAACACTCAACTGTCCAGACGATTGTTACCTTCTACTCGATGAGGAGCTGTTTGAAAAGGCGATCACCAATCTTCTTTCCAATGCGGTGAAATACGCACAAAAAATCATCGTCATCGACGTGACAAACCGCGATACCAGTGTCGTAATCCAAATTCAGGACGACGGTCCCGGTTTAAATCCAGAAACGATTCCACATCTGTTCGATCGTTTTTATAAGGGCGACCAAGGCAATTTCGGGTTAGGCTTAGCTATCGTCGCTACAGCTGTTCAGCTCCTAGGTGGCAGGGTCACCGCTGAAAACCACAAAAAAGGTGCCTTATTCACCGTCACCTTAAATAGGACATAA
- a CDS encoding CHASE4 domain-containing protein, protein MKHKAFILFSHLSKIQVFTLIMIFIGGVFTSLLVPSFFVTRQFEKLEQEELLVDIERLRSILTQEQQQLTNLALDWGEWDATNEFIDDMNQAYIDENLYWEYLEDSQALNYIFYIDNFHQVIFADGYDSEIGSLTIDKFISPQMIELFFDKMAENGRNFTTVVSTDDGPVLLAGNIITNSHRTTPTKGLIMMGRLIDHTMVDSLSVHFGVPIDLGESNFPEKNPLYLSGPDFYYSYQTIHPDLIEARMTFKTIDGSMFSLVIHWPRTIYNEGEKVAVLVQVLVILSFLSVNLLVFFSLSGYLTYMERTRRRLEKELNASETKYSDLFNNADDAIYIYDENFLIVECNKTAYECLGLTREQLLEKSMLSIAPSAIITSMQQLVLLSKSGHVNYETLHHHSDGSTFPVDIMAQKVTYMNKTAIMEIARDITTLKRVTDELVAAKKNAESANMAKSIFLANMSHEIRTPMNAIIGYSQLLLNDQSISSTVKNNLKTINKSGNHLLALINDVLELSKLESGKPQINDNDFDLISLVEEIIQMFQLRAKQKRIRLTFIHSDNFPDFVVGDESKIRQIMINLIGNAVKFTSDGAIDVMMNLVSSGDIFYEITFDVTDTGIGIALEEQDKVFQSFTQTQSGISSGTGTGLGMSISREYARLLGGDLFILRSESEVGSCFRFTCPLKVSEKLGIALNVPDSEPFRRLKAEKLVDKIEPAENDRLIPLDMIEHLKASLENGDRLSIENLLPKLIRINKDVAEEIETLLDQYDYECIQLLLQKEAERGQTDQYHDY, encoded by the coding sequence ATGAAGCACAAGGCATTCATACTCTTTTCACATCTGAGTAAAATACAAGTGTTTACGCTGATTATGATCTTCATTGGCGGAGTGTTTACCTCCTTGCTGGTTCCTTCTTTTTTTGTAACCAGGCAATTTGAAAAACTGGAACAGGAGGAGCTGCTTGTTGATATCGAACGACTGAGAAGTATTCTTACTCAAGAGCAGCAACAACTGACAAACCTAGCACTGGATTGGGGCGAATGGGATGCTACCAATGAGTTTATCGATGACATGAATCAGGCTTACATCGATGAGAACCTCTACTGGGAATACCTAGAAGACAGCCAGGCGCTCAACTATATTTTTTATATCGACAATTTCCATCAAGTCATTTTCGCAGACGGTTATGACTCAGAGATAGGTTCGCTTACAATCGACAAGTTCATCAGTCCACAGATGATCGAGTTGTTTTTTGATAAGATGGCTGAGAACGGACGTAACTTTACAACCGTCGTGAGTACGGATGATGGACCTGTGCTCCTTGCGGGCAACATCATCACCAACTCACACCGTACGACTCCAACTAAGGGACTTATCATGATGGGTAGGCTGATCGATCACACCATGGTCGACTCATTGTCCGTACACTTCGGTGTACCTATTGATTTAGGCGAGTCCAACTTTCCTGAAAAAAATCCTTTATACCTAAGCGGTCCGGATTTTTATTATAGCTACCAGACGATTCACCCAGACCTTATCGAGGCGCGCATGACCTTTAAGACCATCGACGGCTCCATGTTCAGCCTTGTCATCCACTGGCCTCGAACCATTTACAACGAAGGTGAAAAAGTGGCGGTTCTTGTCCAAGTGCTTGTCATACTATCCTTCTTATCTGTAAATTTACTTGTGTTCTTCTCGTTGAGCGGATATTTGACCTACATGGAGCGCACCAGGCGCAGACTCGAAAAGGAGCTCAACGCCTCTGAGACGAAATACAGTGATTTATTCAACAACGCTGACGATGCGATTTATATCTACGACGAGAATTTTCTTATCGTGGAGTGCAACAAGACCGCTTATGAGTGTCTTGGACTGACCAGGGAGCAGCTGCTCGAAAAGAGCATGCTTTCGATCGCTCCCTCAGCGATCATCACCTCGATGCAGCAGTTGGTCCTGCTGTCAAAATCCGGTCATGTGAACTACGAAACCCTTCATCATCATAGCGACGGGTCCACTTTTCCTGTGGACATCATGGCGCAGAAGGTCACGTATATGAACAAGACCGCCATCATGGAGATCGCGCGTGACATCACGACACTAAAAAGAGTCACCGATGAACTGGTCGCTGCGAAGAAAAACGCCGAGTCCGCAAATATGGCAAAGAGCATCTTTTTGGCAAATATGAGCCACGAGATCAGAACCCCCATGAATGCGATCATCGGATATTCTCAACTGCTGTTAAATGATCAGTCGATCTCAAGTACTGTGAAGAACAACTTGAAGACCATCAATAAAAGCGGCAACCACTTGCTCGCACTCATCAATGATGTGCTGGAACTTTCAAAGCTCGAGTCTGGAAAGCCACAGATCAATGACAATGATTTTGATCTTATCTCACTTGTCGAAGAAATCATTCAGATGTTCCAGCTCAGAGCCAAGCAAAAGCGGATAAGACTGACCTTCATCCATTCAGATAACTTCCCCGATTTCGTAGTAGGCGATGAAAGCAAAATCAGACAGATCATGATCAATCTGATCGGCAACGCTGTAAAGTTCACTTCGGACGGGGCTATCGACGTTATGATGAATCTTGTCAGCTCGGGTGATATCTTCTATGAGATCACCTTCGATGTTACAGATACTGGGATAGGAATAGCTCTAGAAGAGCAAGACAAGGTATTCCAAAGCTTCACTCAAACCCAAAGCGGAATAAGTTCGGGTACAGGTACAGGCCTTGGCATGTCGATCAGTAGGGAGTACGCCCGTCTTTTAGGCGGCGACCTATTTATCTTGAGAAGTGAATCAGAGGTCGGTTCCTGCTTTAGATTTACCTGCCCCCTTAAAGTGTCAGAAAAACTGGGTATCGCTCTGAATGTACCCGATTCAGAACCATTTAGGCGCCTAAAAGCCGAAAAGCTTGTCGATAAGATAGAGCCCGCTGAAAATGACCGTCTAATCCCTCTAGATATGATCGAGCATTTAAAAGCATCTCTTGAAAATGGAGACAGATTGTCCATTGAAAACCTGCTTCCCAAGTTGATTCGAATCAACAAGGATGTGGCTGAAGAGATTGAAACACTTCTCGATCAATATGATTATGAGTGCATACAGTTGCTATTACAAAAGGAGGCTGAACGTGGACAGACCGACCAATATCATGATTATTGA
- a CDS encoding two-component system response regulator, producing MDRPTNIMIIDDTPANLKLLEQLLRTEGYHVFSFPNGELAIKSAINKRPDLIFLDINMPQMNGYEVCKALKSHRNTFDIPIIFISALHSTMDKVKAFNAGGVDYVSKPFEIEEVRARLKTHLKIHELESKLRDVSHHLGEMVKMKVAEVAESQYATIIALARLAESRDDDIGNHIERVKTSCKRLAQLLSVFPEYKNLITPIYIENLSHASLLHDIGKVAIEDAILKKPERLTISEFERMKEHTTIGADTLKVILEKYPQNKFISMGLAIANYHHEKWNGTGYPGHLSGISIPLPARVMSIVDVYDALRSKRCYKDPFTHDESIRIIQSEKGISFDPLITDIFVEHHEEFRQIYDMTT from the coding sequence GTGGACAGACCGACCAATATCATGATTATTGACGACACGCCTGCAAATTTGAAACTACTCGAGCAACTCCTCAGGACAGAAGGATACCATGTATTCAGTTTTCCAAATGGCGAGCTTGCGATAAAAAGCGCCATCAACAAGCGCCCTGATCTGATTTTCCTCGATATCAACATGCCGCAAATGAATGGATACGAGGTTTGCAAAGCGCTAAAGAGCCATCGCAACACATTTGACATCCCCATCATCTTTATCAGTGCGCTGCATAGCACCATGGATAAGGTAAAGGCCTTCAACGCCGGTGGTGTCGATTATGTGTCAAAACCTTTTGAGATAGAAGAAGTCAGAGCGCGGCTCAAGACGCATCTAAAAATCCATGAACTCGAATCCAAACTGAGAGATGTCAGCCATCATCTTGGTGAAATGGTAAAAATGAAGGTCGCAGAAGTCGCAGAATCCCAGTACGCAACCATTATCGCCTTGGCAAGACTTGCAGAATCCAGGGATGACGATATCGGTAACCATATCGAAAGGGTCAAAACCAGCTGTAAACGACTCGCTCAACTTCTTTCAGTTTTTCCCGAATATAAGAACCTCATCACACCGATCTATATCGAAAATCTTTCACATGCCTCACTCTTACACGATATAGGAAAAGTCGCCATAGAGGACGCTATCCTTAAAAAGCCTGAAAGACTGACTATTTCGGAGTTTGAAAGGATGAAAGAACACACCACCATCGGCGCTGACACATTAAAGGTCATCCTCGAAAAGTACCCGCAGAACAAGTTTATCAGCATGGGGCTTGCCATCGCCAACTACCATCATGAAAAGTGGAACGGCACAGGGTATCCAGGGCATCTTTCAGGAATATCCATTCCTTTGCCGGCCAGGGTCATGTCCATCGTCGATGTGTACGACGCACTTCGGTCCAAACGATGCTATAAGGATCCATTCACGCATGACGAATCCATACGGATCATTCAAAGTGAAAAGGGTATCTCCTTCGACCCTCTCATCACAGACATCTTTGTGGAACATCATGAGGAATTCAGACAGATTTATGATATGACTACTTGA
- a CDS encoding flavodoxin domain-containing protein yields the protein MSKVLIGYVTKTGSTREVAQRINEILTNKGHTVEIRQLDEVKDFKGFDSIIIGAPINGMNWRQDAYEFVNTHKAELSNVKVAYFALGIMAYQGRKLWNKTVNKALVKPSSIVEPIDTAVFGGVSGDVMPAPVRFIFGIPKDSKADQRDWTKIEEWADGLCSKL from the coding sequence ATGAGCAAAGTACTGATCGGTTATGTTACAAAAACAGGATCCACAAGGGAAGTGGCACAGAGGATCAATGAGATTTTGACAAATAAGGGCCATACGGTAGAGATTCGGCAACTTGATGAGGTAAAGGACTTTAAGGGTTTTGATAGCATCATCATAGGTGCCCCGATCAACGGTATGAACTGGAGACAAGATGCGTATGAGTTTGTCAATACGCATAAAGCGGAGCTAAGCAATGTCAAAGTAGCGTATTTCGCACTTGGAATCATGGCATACCAAGGAAGAAAGCTGTGGAACAAGACCGTCAATAAGGCGCTTGTCAAACCAAGCAGCATAGTGGAACCTATCGATACGGCCGTGTTCGGTGGTGTGAGTGGAGATGTGATGCCTGCTCCTGTCAGGTTTATCTTCGGCATACCTAAAGATTCGAAGGCGGACCAGCGGGACTGGACAAAAATTGAAGAATGGGCAGATGGACTTTGCTCTAAACTATGA
- a CDS encoding GNAT family N-acetyltransferase: MKIEYVMVPKSSMDIAVLYDALGWLEQINITSHQLKMTMVQSYYVLYAYHGDQLIGTGRVVSDGIINAYICGVGVLEPHRGLGIGKEISRRLVDHCRSNKLHIQLVCKDNLVDYYKKLEFETMGTAMKISADHLK; this comes from the coding sequence ATGAAGATAGAATATGTGATGGTTCCCAAATCATCAATGGACATAGCAGTTCTTTATGACGCACTCGGTTGGTTGGAGCAAATCAACATCACCAGCCATCAACTGAAAATGACCATGGTTCAAAGTTATTATGTGCTTTATGCCTATCATGGGGATCAGCTGATCGGAACCGGTCGAGTGGTATCTGATGGGATCATCAACGCGTATATTTGTGGAGTGGGAGTGCTTGAACCCCACAGGGGACTTGGCATCGGTAAAGAAATAAGCAGGCGCCTTGTCGACCACTGCCGGTCCAACAAACTGCACATACAACTTGTATGTAAAGACAATCTCGTTGATTATTATAAAAAATTGGAGTTTGAGACCATGGGGACGGCTATGAAAATTAGTGCCGACCACTTGAAATAG